A single Petrotoga sp. 9PWA.NaAc.5.4 DNA region contains:
- a CDS encoding HrpE/YscL family type III secretion apparatus protein: MNKRYINNKFVVIDKAISIKNTNIAEEKGNEKLKFNDIVEEKEKLLENSKKEAEAIIQAAKNESEKILQSARNEASKIQKEQQNYLEKKQKLFEDELKKILSEITRIEKEYEIYINEVIKQSLVFTESIIKITVEKYFKETIEPPKWFETIFKNFEDKLNSLKNAKLRISPTFNKNLREIVINVFKENFMILEDSSLRNGEIFLETDQGIFDLTPETFVNSILEILEVSFDENN; this comes from the coding sequence TTGAATAAACGATATATAAACAATAAATTTGTGGTAATTGATAAAGCAATATCTATAAAAAATACCAATATTGCAGAAGAAAAAGGTAATGAAAAGTTAAAATTTAACGACATAGTAGAAGAAAAAGAAAAACTTTTAGAAAATTCAAAAAAAGAAGCTGAAGCAATAATTCAAGCTGCTAAAAATGAAAGTGAAAAAATTTTGCAATCTGCAAGAAATGAAGCTTCAAAAATTCAAAAAGAACAACAAAATTACTTAGAAAAAAAACAAAAATTATTTGAGGATGAATTAAAAAAAATACTTTCAGAAATAACCCGCATAGAAAAAGAATATGAAATTTACATCAACGAGGTTATTAAACAAAGTCTTGTTTTTACAGAAAGTATAATAAAAATAACGGTAGAAAAATATTTTAAAGAAACTATAGAACCGCCTAAATGGTTTGAGACAATATTTAAAAACTTTGAAGATAAGCTAAATTCATTAAAAAACGCTAAATTAAGGATTAGCCCAACTTTTAATAAAAATTTAAGAGAAATAGTAATAAATGTTTTCAAAGAAAATTTTATGATTTTGGAAGATTCAAGTTTAAGAAACGGTGAAATTTTCTTAGAAACAGATCAAGGTATTTTTGATTTAACTCCCGAAACCTTCGTAAACAGTATATTAGAAATCTTGGAGGTTTCTTTTGATGAAAACAATTAA
- a CDS encoding carbohydrate ABC transporter permease codes for MNISTIGYILFYVFLIIFFLLLIKFFSKRFLKPIKYRKVKESVSAYLYLLPSFVILGIFVFWPIFYSFFLSFFKWDFQNQSNPIFIGFENYTKLFKLNNPVSISFNNAFFNTLLIVMTSVFLMHLIFDFKKIEKKSQKTLVIVMFLLGMIGLFLQGKINYLNIIISSSLVIIYTVLISSRFIYQLSNKIILRTIFIVGFWLICYFWGIPEIIRFLSLAKQQSLFIKAIWNTTYYVLLSTPITILLALVIALLLNRNLFGKTFFRTVYFIPFVTSVVAISLVWQWIFNDNGLINYFLTQLGFSKVPWLKDQAYTIPTVAIISIWKMVGYYSIIFLAGLQNIDKSYYEAADVDGASSFQKFKYITIPLLSPTTFFITIVALIGAFKVFDEIFILYVGMPGPYNNSGMTLVYYVYDKFYNQQRMGEASAAAYVLFAITLIFTFIQMRMSKKSVYYDS; via the coding sequence ATGAACATTTCAACAATAGGCTATATACTTTTCTATGTTTTTTTAATTATATTTTTTTTACTTTTGATAAAATTCTTTTCAAAAAGATTTCTAAAACCAATAAAATATAGAAAAGTAAAAGAGAGCGTTTCAGCTTATCTATATTTGTTACCTTCTTTTGTGATTTTAGGAATTTTTGTATTTTGGCCCATATTTTATTCCTTCTTTCTAAGTTTTTTTAAATGGGATTTCCAAAACCAAAGTAACCCAATTTTCATTGGTTTTGAAAACTATACTAAATTATTCAAATTAAACAATCCTGTTTCGATATCTTTCAATAACGCTTTTTTTAATACTCTACTTATAGTTATGACATCTGTGTTTCTAATGCATCTTATTTTTGATTTTAAAAAGATAGAAAAAAAAAGTCAAAAAACCTTAGTAATTGTTATGTTTTTATTAGGAATGATTGGTTTATTCCTACAAGGAAAGATAAATTATCTAAATATAATAATATCCTCATCTTTAGTTATAATATACACTGTTTTAATTTCTTCGCGATTCATATATCAATTATCAAACAAGATTATACTTAGAACTATTTTTATCGTTGGCTTTTGGTTGATATGCTATTTTTGGGGAATTCCAGAAATCATAAGATTTTTATCTTTAGCAAAGCAACAATCTTTATTTATTAAAGCAATTTGGAATACGACTTACTATGTCTTACTTTCAACTCCAATTACTATACTTCTTGCTTTAGTAATTGCTCTTCTTTTAAATAGAAATTTATTTGGAAAAACTTTTTTCAGGACAGTTTATTTCATACCTTTTGTTACAAGTGTTGTAGCAATTTCATTAGTTTGGCAGTGGATATTTAATGACAACGGGCTAATAAATTATTTTCTAACTCAACTTGGTTTTTCTAAAGTCCCTTGGTTAAAAGATCAAGCATACACCATACCAACAGTTGCTATAATTTCCATTTGGAAAATGGTTGGATACTACTCAATCATTTTTCTTGCCGGTTTACAAAACATAGACAAAAGTTATTATGAAGCTGCAGATGTTGACGGAGCAAGTTCTTTTCAAAAGTTTAAGTATATAACGATACCTCTACTTTCACCAACAACATTTTTTATAACCATAGTTGCGCTAATCGGAGCGTTTAAGGTTTTTGATGAAATATTCATATTATATGTAGGTATGCCAGGTCCTTACAATAACAGCGGTATGACGTTAGTATATTATGTATATGACAAATTTTACAATCAGCAAAGAATGGGAGAAGCAAGTGCTGCGGCTTACGTTCTTTTTGCAATTACTTTGATTTTTACGTTCATACAAATGAGAATGAGTAAAAAAAGTGTCTATTATGATTCGTAA
- a CDS encoding FliI/YscN family ATPase, whose product MKTINFNAALSIFKEKVENKPLIELEGKVNRIIGVTIESIGPNCALGDLCKIKLKNHSKILAETVGFSDNKVLLMPLEDVNGIYVGAPVEKVDSKINIKIGPELLGYVLDGIGRPIDGKKIKHYETRSIYANAPNPLLRKRIKEPLSVGVKAIDGFLTLGRGQRIGIMAGSGVGKSTLLGMIARNTEADINVIGLIGERGREVKEFIEKDLGEEGLKKSILVVSTSDSPALLRVKALYTATTIAEYFRDLGYNVLLMVDSITRWAMAQREIGLSIGEPPTTRGYTPSVFANMPKILERAGNSSQGSMTAIYTVLVEADDMNDPIGDSVRSIVDGHIVLSRKLADSSHYPPIDILSSVSRLMTEVASKEHLEASKFLKDIYANYIDSKDLIDVGAYKKGANKKVDIALSEIENINNFLKQGIEEKADFKTTINSLLEIYERCQKLL is encoded by the coding sequence ATGAAAACAATTAATTTTAATGCTGCGTTATCTATTTTTAAAGAAAAAGTAGAAAATAAGCCATTAATTGAATTAGAGGGAAAAGTTAATAGAATTATAGGAGTTACTATAGAATCTATAGGCCCTAATTGTGCATTAGGTGATCTATGCAAAATAAAATTAAAAAACCACTCTAAAATACTTGCTGAAACAGTGGGATTTTCAGATAACAAAGTATTGTTAATGCCTTTAGAGGACGTCAATGGAATCTACGTTGGAGCCCCAGTCGAAAAAGTAGATAGTAAGATAAATATAAAAATTGGTCCAGAACTTTTAGGATATGTTTTAGATGGCATAGGTAGACCTATAGATGGAAAGAAAATTAAACACTATGAAACACGAAGTATTTATGCCAATGCTCCGAATCCATTATTAAGAAAAAGAATAAAAGAACCATTATCTGTAGGAGTAAAGGCGATTGATGGATTTTTAACGTTGGGAAGAGGGCAACGTATTGGCATAATGGCTGGTAGCGGAGTTGGAAAAAGCACTTTATTAGGCATGATCGCCAGAAATACGGAAGCTGATATTAACGTTATAGGTTTAATAGGTGAACGCGGAAGAGAAGTTAAAGAGTTTATTGAAAAAGATCTTGGTGAAGAAGGACTCAAAAAATCCATCTTGGTTGTTTCTACATCTGATTCACCTGCATTATTAAGGGTAAAAGCATTATATACTGCAACTACTATTGCTGAATATTTTAGAGATTTAGGATACAACGTTTTACTGATGGTTGATTCAATAACTAGATGGGCAATGGCTCAAAGGGAAATAGGTCTTTCAATTGGAGAACCTCCTACTACTCGAGGATACACACCAAGCGTATTTGCTAATATGCCAAAAATATTAGAAAGAGCTGGAAATTCTTCTCAAGGAAGCATGACAGCTATATATACCGTCTTAGTTGAAGCAGATGATATGAACGATCCAATAGGAGACTCTGTCAGAAGCATTGTTGATGGACACATTGTACTTTCAAGAAAACTCGCTGATTCTTCACATTATCCTCCAATTGATATTCTTTCAAGCGTGAGTAGACTTATGACAGAAGTTGCAAGTAAAGAGCATTTAGAAGCTTCTAAATTTCTCAAAGATATTTATGCAAATTATATTGATTCTAAAGATTTGATAGATGTTGGCGCTTATAAAAAAGGTGCTAATAAAAAGGTTGATATTGCTCTTTCAGAAATAGAAAATATAAACAATTTTTTAAAACAAGGCATAGAAGAAAAAGCAGATTTTAAAACCACGATAAACTCCCTTTTGGAAATTTATGAAAGATGTCAAAAACTTTTATAA
- the fliG gene encoding flagellar motor switch protein FliG, which translates to MPEKSKDLDGIKKAAVILVMIGPDNASKILKKLNEEEVEQITLEIANLEKIDEDIKKTVINEFYEYMQAKDFLNIGGVEYARNLLEKTFGPEKAIDIIEKLVSNLQVKPFEFLRKVDVAQLVNVLQNEHPQTVALILCYLPPQIAAQVISELPESLQIDVIKRISTMDSANPDIVKEIESKLKDRLSAFTIQSFSQVGGIDISAEIMNNIDRAVSNKIFERLSERDPKLSDEIRRRMFVFEDIIKLDDRSIQRILREVDSKDLTLALKGASEEVKNVIFKNMSKRASQIIKEELDFMGPVRVRDVDEAQQRIVNIIRKLEEAGEIIISSGGAGEELIE; encoded by the coding sequence ATGCCTGAAAAAAGTAAAGATTTAGACGGTATTAAAAAAGCTGCCGTCATATTAGTAATGATAGGCCCTGATAATGCTAGTAAAATTCTTAAAAAACTTAATGAAGAAGAGGTTGAACAAATAACCCTTGAAATAGCTAATTTAGAGAAAATAGACGAAGATATTAAAAAAACAGTCATAAATGAATTTTATGAATATATGCAAGCTAAAGATTTTTTGAACATTGGTGGTGTAGAATACGCAAGAAACCTTTTAGAAAAAACTTTTGGACCAGAAAAAGCCATAGACATAATAGAAAAATTGGTTTCAAATTTACAAGTAAAACCTTTTGAATTTTTGAGAAAGGTTGATGTAGCGCAGTTAGTTAACGTTTTACAAAACGAACATCCACAAACCGTTGCTTTAATTTTATGTTATCTCCCCCCTCAAATAGCAGCTCAAGTTATCTCGGAACTTCCAGAATCGTTACAAATAGACGTAATAAAAAGGATTTCCACTATGGATTCAGCAAATCCTGATATTGTTAAGGAAATTGAATCAAAACTGAAAGACAGATTATCTGCTTTTACAATACAGTCTTTTTCACAAGTTGGTGGTATAGATATATCTGCTGAAATAATGAACAATATTGATAGAGCTGTTAGTAACAAAATTTTCGAAAGACTTTCGGAAAGAGATCCAAAATTATCAGATGAAATTAGAAGAAGAATGTTTGTCTTTGAAGATATAATAAAACTTGATGATAGATCAATACAGAGAATTTTACGAGAGGTAGACAGTAAAGATTTAACGTTAGCTTTGAAAGGTGCCTCTGAAGAAGTCAAAAATGTTATATTTAAAAATATGTCTAAACGGGCATCTCAAATAATTAAAGAAGAGTTAGATTTCATGGGACCTGTGAGAGTAAGAGACGTTGATGAAGCTCAGCAAAGGATCGTTAATATTATTAGAAAACTTGAAGAAGCTGGAGAAATAATTATAAGTAGTGGCGGGGCGGGTGAAGAATTAATTGAATAA